Sequence from the Macaca thibetana thibetana isolate TM-01 chromosome 20, ASM2454274v1, whole genome shotgun sequence genome:
GCCCTGATGCCCCAGGAAACCCAGGCCCTCAAGCAGAAGGTGTGAGTGATGACCTCTGGCCTTTGACCCCAAGTGAGGCCAAACCTGATTTCAGCTTAGACTTCTTtgatcttattattatttttttgagacggagtctccctgtgtcgcccaggctggagtgcagtggcgtgatctcggctcactgcaagctccgcctcccaggttttcaccattctcctgcctcagcctcctgagtagctgggactacaggcgcccgccaccgcgcccggctagttttttgtattttttaatagagacggggtttcaccatgttagccaggatggtctcgatctcctgacctcgtgatccgcccgtctcggcctcccaaagtgcagggattacaggcttgagccaccgcgcccggccgacttctTTGATCTTAAAGTGGCCTTTTTGGAGCATAGTGTCTCAGGCTAGATTGTAGGAGAAGCTTCTGAGGAATGTGGGTGGTAAGCTGCCAGCCAGCGTAGCCATGTCTCTGAAGGCTCAAAATAGGCTAGATATGCAGCCCCTGGGCTAGATGCCTGGCTAAGGCCTATTTGAGGGCGGGAGCATAGACATAAGAACATGGTGACTTCCATCTGGCCCCCACCCCGTGTCTTCAGAGCCCTTTTCCACTGTTTCTGCTTATATATCTCTcagcctctctctttttttttttttttttttttagatagagtctcactctgtggcccaggctgagtacagtggcaagatcatagctcactgcagcctcaaatttgtaggctcaagtgatcctcctgcctcagcctattgaatagcagggactacagatgagcaccaccatgcccggctaacatttttggctgggcgtggtggcagacacctgtaatcccagcactttgggaggctgaggtcagtggattacttgagctgaagagtttaagacaagccagggcaacatggcaaaaccccatctctacaaaaaatataaaaattagccaggtgtggtggtgtgcacttgtagtcccagctattcaggaggctgagatgggaggatcacctgagcctgtgaggttgaggctgcagtgaaccaagatggagccactggactccaccctgggtgatagagtgaaaccttgtttcaaaatatatatatttttttgtagagatgggatctagctatattgcccaggcttctCCTGGTCTCTTAATGTCTGCCCCATATTAGAATCTTGTGTTTCTCACCATCTATGTCtctgagattttgtttttgtcttcctgtACGTCcatctctccccatctctgtcttTCATGTCTTTCTGTCTCTGACCACCCAGTATCTctgtgtctccctgtctctggtcATGCAATGTCTGTCATTGTGGCCTGTTTCACACTGTCTCTGTATCTGTTTCCCCTGAGATCCGGGATCAGTTGAAGGAGGAGGAGATCCACATCTACCAGTTCCCTGAATGTGACTCTGACGAAGATGAAGACTTCAAGAGGCAGGATGCAGAGATGAAGGTGTGGGAGacaaagaaggaaggcaggctgggcacggtggctcacgtctgtaatcccagcactttgggaggctgaggcaggcggatcccctgaggtcaggagttcgagaccagcctgggcaacatggcgagacccccgcctctactaaaaacacaaaaattagccaggtgtggtggcgggcacctgtaattccagccactcgggaggctgaggcaggagaatcacttgaacactccagcctgggcaatggagcgagaccctgtcttaaaagaaaaaaaaaaaaaaaagaggaaggggcaggaagcAGAGGAGGTGGGTGTGGAGATTGAAGCTGGGAAAGAGAAAGTTTCTGCCATGTGGGCCAGCGGTgacccctgccccctgccctccaGGAAAGCATCCCTTTTGCAGTCGTGGGTTCATGCGAGGTGGTGAGGGATGGCGGGAAGCGACCGGTGAGGGGACGCCGCTACTCCTGGGGGACCGTGGAGGGTGAGTGAGGCCAGGCAGGGTTCCTAAGGCCAGCAAGGAGCCCGGGGCCTCTGGGTCAGGCGCACTCAACATGTGAAGTTGGGGTGGGCTTTGGTCCCAGGGGATCCTAGGGGGAAAGGGGTTCTCCTTTCCATGGGCTGCAGACCGCGGACCCTCCGCCAGAGTGGCAGCAGGACTTCCCTGTTGACCCGACCCTACGGGTGGGTGGGACCCGAAATTCCCTGACGTTCGCTGGTCCGCGCCGCCCCCCCTCCAGTGGAGAACCCACATCACTGCGATTTCCTGAACCTGCGACGGATGCTGGTGCAGACACACCTGCAGGACCTGAAAGAGGTGACGCACGATCTGCTCTACGAGGGCTACCGGGCCCGCTGCCTACAGAGCCTGGCCCGGCCTGGGGCTCGCGATCGAGCCAGCCGCAGGTGAGACCCGGGGCCGACAGTCTCGGAGCCTCCAAGGTCCCGCCTCACCCAAGACCCTGCCCTGAGGCCCCGTCCCCACCACCCGTGAGTCCGCCTTCACCACTCagacctctctctccctccctccctctctccctccctccctctctaccttcctccctctctccctctccctctctccccaccgGCTTTGCCTCCGGCCCTAACCTCAGGGACCTGGCTCCGCCTCCTAGACCCCAACCTcgccccaggccctgcctcctgggCCTCACCCACAACCTCAGGCCCTGCTCCTGATTCCTGTCCCCTTCCCACTGTCCCGCAGTAAGCTTTCCCGCCAAAGCGCCACGGAGATCCCGCTGCCCATGCTGCCTCTGGCGGACACCGAGAAGCTGATCCGCGAGAAAGACGAAGAGGTGAGCATGCACCTCGCTTCCCCCCGACAGAGGCCCCAGGTCCCTCGCTGGCCTCGCCAGGTCACCGCCTGCAATCTCGCCCTGCACAGCTGCGCCGCATGCAAGAGATGCTAGAGAAGATGCAGGCCCAGATGCAGCAGAGCCAGGCCCAGGGCGAGCAGTCAGACACCCTTTGAGGCCACGCCCCGCCCGGCCTTACCTCGGCTCCGCCTTCAGTCGGCCTCTTGTCCAATCCCCGCGCCCCACACTGCCCAGCGTCCCCTGGAACCCCGTGGGTGCCGCCCTCGCGCGGGCTAGGGGGAGGTTCTACCAGCCCGGGCCCGTAGCCCCGCCCCGGCGCTGGTCCCGCCCACCCAGACACCGCCCACTTCCCGGCCGGAGCCTGCGGCCCAGTCTCCGACCGCCCCACTGTCTTCCGGGGTGCCCCCCTCTTCTCCCAGACTGTCTTCAATAAAAACTGAGCTTCCCGCGGCCATGCGAGCCTTCTCCTTCCTTGCGGAAAAAGGCGGCGGGCGTAGATTGTGGGGCCGTCCCCCGCAGGCCTCCAGGCCGCATCCATCCCTTTGTGGGGCGCTCCCACCTGAGGCCCTCGCGCAAACACTCTGAAGGCGCCCCCCATAAGAAACAAAGACCAGTTAAATTTTATTGGGAGCCGGGGTGGGGGTCGGGCCGAACGAAAGCGTCAGCCAGCAGAGGCCCGCGGAAGCCCCTACTCCTGGTCCTTGGCGTCGCCGTGCGTGATGACGTAGCAGATGTTTTTGTAGTCGACGTTGCCGCCCACGTCGGGGGGGAAAGCAGCCCACATGTTCTTGATCTGGGGAAACACGCAGGGGCGTCTCGCACCGGCCGTTAGgcttccctcccccagcccctttgCTGCTCCGGCCCCGCCGCGGGGCCCACTCACCTCCTCCGGGGTGAAGCGGTCACACTGCGTGGTCAGCAGCTCCTCCAGGCTGGAGAGAGGTGATACACGGGGAGTTGCGATTGGGTTTCTGGTTCCTTTCCACTCCCTCGCACCTCATCCCCTttgccagccccagcctcccccgAAAACCCAGGTCACTCTACTTCCTTCATTGGCCTCCCAGACACTCGCTTTTGCCCTCTCCGCTCACATTTGCTGTGAAAATGCAGTCTTGCCGCCCATTACCACAATCTTAACTACTCCCTGACCTCTGACAGTGACTAACCCTTCGTAGGaatttttgggggtttttttgtttgttttgagacagggtctcgccctgaTGCCCAGGCAGGAATGAAGTggtttgatcatagctcactgcaacctggaactcctgggctcaaggcatcttcctgcctcagcctctagcgTAGCTGCGACTATAGGTGTTTGCCACAACGccggcgattttttttttttttttttttttggagacggagttttgctattgttgcccaggttggagagcagtggcatgatctcggctcactgcaacctccggctccagggttcaagcgattctcatgtctcagtctcccgagtagctgggactgcaggcgcccgccaccacgcccagctaatttttgtattttttgtagaaacggggtttcaccatgttggctaggctggtcttgaactcctgacctcacgtgatccgcccgccttggcctcccaaagtgctgggattacaggcatgagccactgcgcctggccagcccGCGAATTTTTTAGTTAATTGTTTAGAAACAGGGTCATGCTgcgttacccaggctgatctcaaattcctgtcctcaagcgaatcctgtctccgcctcccaaagcactgggattataggcctgagccacaggGCCCAGCCTTGGTAGGAATTTAAGGAGGCTTTCAGTGTGGGAGCAGCTGGTGGAGTGGGGGAAGGGTTGGAAGGGTGGGAGAGCTGATGCTTACAACTTCTTCTTGATGGTGCCCTTTCCTTCAGGGTCCAGGACCTTGAAGGCTCCAGTTATCACATCCTCAGGGTCGGCACCTGGGGGGGACAGAGGGCACATGAAGCTGATGGGTCCCTGAAGGATCTGGGAAAAGGCAGCTGGGGCCATGGATCCAGGACACTCCACTCACCCTTGAGCTTTTCCCCGAACATGGTCAGGAAGACGGTGAAGTTGATGGGACCACTGGCTTCCTTCATCATGGCATCCAACTCCTCATTCTTCACATTGAGGCGGCCtggagggggttgggggaagcGTGGGCTGGAGCAGCCTCCTGGGGCCAGGCCTGTGCTTCCTACTAATTCAGATGATCACATCCGTTTTTCAGCTGGGTAGACTGAGGCCCAAGGTGGAGCTGACAGGGCTGGAACCCAAGGCCACTGAATTTCCTAGACTCTGCAGCCTTGAATATTCCCACCTGGAGGTAGGGGGCTCACCCATGGCTGCGAAGGTGTCCCGAAGGTCCTCCTTGTCGATAATACCATCACGGTTCTGGTCGATCACAGTGAAGGCCTGGGGAGGGCCGGGGTGGGGAGGGTTAGGTCCCCCATGGCCCAGCCTCAGCATCCCTACCCCAGGCAGATCAGATGCTGGCTCCCAGCCAGCTGTCCTCTTCCACCCcaagcagggaggggaggaaggaattCTAAACCTTTCCCCTCCTTTGAACAGGTGCACATTCCAGGGAGAGGGCGGGGGAGAGGGCCAGCAGGGCTGTTTTTGGTCAGTCTTCCAGTTTCCCTTGTCCCCTCAcctccttgaactcctggatctGAGTCTGGTCAAACATGGAGAAGACGCTGGAACTTCCACCCTCTACTGCCCTTCTCTTGGCCTTCTTGGGTGCCTGGAGGGTGAGGGTTGAACAAAGGGGCCCATGGATGAGTCCCTCCACCTCTCTGGGAGCAATGAATTAGATTCAGAATTCTTTGAGTCCCTGTTCCTAAAGCAACCCTTTAGCCTGAGTCTCCCCTTCCTGGGGACCTCTTTGCTGAGGGGGCTTGCTTTGATTGCATTCCCCAGATTCCCCTCTGTGGCTCCTGGGTCTCCAACTCTCTATCCCCTACAATGGGTGGAAGCTTCTTCTCAGTGCCCTGAGCCTAGCTCCTCTGAGCCCCAGACTTGCTGAGGCTCAGCCACTCATTTGCCCTGTTtgagcctcttttcttttctttcttttcttttcttttttcgagacggagtcttgctctgtcacccaggctggagtgcagtgctgcgatctcggctcaccgcaacctctgcctcccgggttcaagcgattctcatgctccagcctcctgagtagctgggattacaggcatgcaccaccatgccgagttaatttttgtgtttttaatagagaccggatttcgccatgttgaccaggatggtctcaaactcctggcttcaagtgatccaaccgccttggcctcccaaagtgctgggattacaggcatgaaccacagcacctggccccagcctctactttctcatttgtaaaatgggatggGAGTTATTGCCCGGCTGGTGCCAGAGCACTTTAGGAAGATGGAATACAGGAACGAATGGATCAGGTTTTGAGAGGGACTGGGGCCCTGTGAGTTGAATGTCTGGGCAGATTATCATTGATTGGATCCTTAAGGCCATCACACGGTCTGTTTTCCATCAGTGATGCCGAGAAAGAGACGAGCatccttttaactttttgttggaCTGGGAACCAGCTACTTTCTTTCAAAGGGTGAGGCTGCCCTGAGGTCTAAGGGATCTGAGCAGGGGTTAGAGGATTCTCACTCACCATGTCTTCAGTCTCCCGGGGGGCAAGGCAGCGGCTCCAGCTGGAAAGAAGCAGGGAGTCAGCATGGGGCAGTTCCTCTGGGGTTATATAGTCCTGCCCCAGGGAGCCCTTAACATACCAAGGTAACCTTAGCCCTGCGGGTGCCCACCCCAGATACCAAAATAGCCCAACTTAGGGCCTTTCCTTTCTTGGAGGGCCAGCAGCAGCTGGAGCCCaggggggaggaagggggagagcaGGTCTTGCGATGCATGTCTCACTAGGGCCTGGGCAAGAAGGGATGTTCTTTCTCCCAAAGAGGGGCTGGAATGTGCCAGAGTTTAGAGAGGACCCAACCCAAGGCATCGTTCTGGGAGACACATGAACCAGATCCTGTACCCCTGAGTGGGGTGGGctcagatatatttatttatttatttatttatatttatttattttttttttgagagggagtctcgctctgtcgcccaggctggagtgcagtggccagatctcagctcactgcaagctccgcctcccgggtttacgccattctcctgcctcagcctcccaagtagctgggactacaggcacccaccacctcgcccggctagtttttttttgtattttttagtagagatggggtttcaccgtgttagccaggatggtctcgatctcctgacctcgtga
This genomic interval carries:
- the SEPTIN1 gene encoding septin-1 isoform X2; the encoded protein is MAGGVMDKEYVGFAALPNQLHRKSVKKGFDFTLMVAGESGLGKSTLINSLFLTNLYEDRQVPEASARLTQTLAIERRGVEIEEGGVKVKLTLVDTPGFGDSVDCSDCWLPVVKFIEEQFEQYLRDESGLNRKNIQDSRVHCCLYFISPFGRGLRPLDVAFLRAVHEKVNVIPVIGKADALMPQETQALKQKIRDQLKEEEIHIYQFPECDSDEDEDFKRQDAEMKESIPFAVVGSCEVVRDGGKRPVRGRRYSWGTVEVENPHHCDFLNLRRMLVQTHLQDLKEVTHDLLYEGYRARCLQSLARPGARDRASRSKLSRQSATEIPLPMLPLADTEKLIREKDEELRRMQEMLEKMQAQMQQSQAQGEQSDTL
- the SEPTIN1 gene encoding septin-1 isoform X1; the encoded protein is MAGGVMDKEYVGFAALPNQLHRKSVKKGFDFTLMVAGESGLGKSTLINSLFLTNLYEDRQVPEASARLTQTLAIERRGVEIEEGGVKVKLTLVDTPGFGDSVDCSDCWLPVVKFIEEQFEQYLRDESGLNRKNIQDSRVHCCLYFISPFGRGLRPLDVAFLRAVHEKVNVIPVIGKADALMPQETQALKQKIRDQLKEEEIHIYQFPECDSDEDEDFKRQDAEMKESIPFAVVGSCEVVRDGGKRPVRGRRYSWGTVEVENPHHCDFLNLRRMLVQTHLQDLKEVTHDLLYEGYRARCLQSLARPGARDRASRSKLSRQSATEIPLPMLPLADTEKLIREKDEEVSMHLASPRQRPQVPRWPRQVTACNLALHSCAACKRC
- the MYL11 gene encoding myosin regulatory light chain 11; the encoded protein is MAPKKAKRRAVEGGSSSVFSMFDQTQIQEFKEAFTVIDQNRDGIIDKEDLRDTFAAMGRLNVKNEELDAMMKEASGPINFTVFLTMFGEKLKGADPEDVITGAFKVLDPEGKGTIKKKFLEELLTTQCDRFTPEEIKNMWAAFPPDVGGNVDYKNICYVITHGDAKDQE